The proteins below come from a single Aphanothece sacrum FPU1 genomic window:
- a CDS encoding EI24 domain-containing protein, with protein MQKIISGFGFFLGATYPFRLLLFFYSHPSLWSYIIVPILLNVILAIIFYLGLVIWGWQISQSLMEILINKIDLILNNLPSWLVGLEYLVMGLGFVLPILLDILLLFITGFILLQFGIILGAPWYGKLSEELERLRMGQVESIEIGVIRDIWRSILFEIKKILLFISIGIPLFLLNFFPGLGTLVSTIGGIMLTTTIICLDFFDATLERRRLKFRQKLTIIRKSLPASAGFGLISLLLISIPFVNLLTIPFCVGSGTLFICDRILVLQILPSNSNED; from the coding sequence ATAATCAGTGGATTTGGTTTTTTTTTAGGGGCAACTTACCCTTTTCGTCTTCTTCTTTTTTTTTACTCTCATCCCAGTCTTTGGTCTTATATTATTGTTCCTATTCTCCTTAATGTAATTCTGGCTATTATTTTCTATCTAGGGTTAGTTATTTGGGGTTGGCAAATTAGTCAATCTTTAATGGAAATTTTAATTAATAAAATAGATCTAATCTTAAATAATCTTCCTAGTTGGTTAGTGGGATTAGAATATTTAGTAATGGGATTAGGTTTTGTATTACCAATTTTATTAGATATATTATTATTATTTATTACTGGGTTTATTTTACTTCAATTTGGCATTATTTTAGGTGCGCCTTGGTATGGCAAATTATCAGAAGAATTAGAAAGATTACGCATGGGTCAGGTAGAATCGATAGAAATAGGAGTTATTCGAGATATTTGGCGATCTATTCTCTTTGAAATAAAAAAGATATTATTATTTATTAGTATAGGAATTCCTCTATTTTTACTTAATTTTTTTCCAGGTTTAGGCACATTAGTCTCTACTATTGGGGGAATTATGCTAACAACAACTATTATTTGTCTAGATTTTTTTGATGCTACTCTAGAAAGAAGGCGGCTAAAATTTCGCCAAAAATTAACTATTATTAGAAAAAGTTTACCTGCTAGTGCTGGATTTGGTTTAATCAGTTTATTATTAATTAGTATTCCCTTTGTTAATTTACTCACGATTCCTTTTTGTGTGGGAAGTGGCACTTTATTTATTTGCGATCGCATTCTTGTACTTCAAATCTTACCTAGTAATTCTAATGAGGATTAA